The Maylandia zebra isolate NMK-2024a linkage group LG14, Mzebra_GT3a, whole genome shotgun sequence genome includes the window TTAAAGCCAGATTTAAAGGAAGAAAACTTGAAGGACTGAAatcaaataaactgaatatttcatctCATCAGTGTAAAAGTGTCCTGTTGTTTGCTGGGATGGTGAAGTCCAGATGTGTACAGCTGACGGACAGCAAAGAGGGAAACTGTGATGGTCAAcgatgttttaatgtttttgaagCTAACAGTGAAGCAGTAACAGGACAACAGTGAACACATCCCACACGTCTCCTTTGAACTCTGAAGAGAGAAGCGGGCTGTTGGAGACATCGCAGCTTCAATTTGAACTTTGTCCTGCGCCCCCCACCCCCGACACCACCACTTGAACTACACTATTCCCTTTCAGACATCAGCAGATCATCTTGGCCAAGCAGGAAAAAGGAACTTGCACCTCAGCCGAAGCTGGATTAGAAACTGCTGCCGAGACCTGTTTTGTAATCCTCTAGAGAAGATGCAGACGTAGCCCTCACAGCACACACGTCAAATCATGCAAAGTTTCTCCATGATTCACTTTTTAAGACAAAGAAATATTCATGATCCTTCTCTTTGTATGCACCTGTTTACAAGTAAAGTCTGTAGATAAGAAATCTACTCAGAggtggaggggtggggggtCTATTTAAGCCAAAGCACTGAGTGTTTAGCTGAGAGCTGGACCTCCTCCTCAGCTACAGCCCCTCACATCACTGTTACAGAGGGAGACATTGACAGCACTGAAGCAACAGCAAGGCAAAGCTCGTTTTCTTCATTCGTTCTTttcaaaacaaactaaatactAAATTAACAGCGGACTATTCATCCATGGCATCACATTCTCAGTAACGTTGCACAGAATCTCCACAGCCTGTGTTCAGCCTCGACTGTGCAAAATCTCATCCTTCATCTGCTACAGCATGCGTCCATGCCTTTCTTCACGCCACTGTTACGCAGCGTCTCTTTAAGCGCTCATTTCTCCTTCACCTCTTATATTGACAGACTGCTTTAGTGAAACAAGGGTCCATGTGTAATGTTAGAATTGCACTAACGAAAAAATCCCATCCAGAGAAGCTGGTGATTCCCAAACTGTGGACTAAATATTAGACTGAAAGCATCTGCAGTGGAAGGCTTTACAGGATCACAGGTACATAaacagtgctgtgaacaagaGCTTGCCCCGTTCTTGATATATAcattgttttttgcatttttgtctcACTTTCAGGTCATCATACAACTGTTAATGTTACACAGACATAACCAGAATAAGCTCAAAATTAGGATTAAGGGTAaaaagttatccaaacctacctggcctAAAGTCTAAAAACTGGTCGAGTATGGAGGAGCACTGGTGGGGTGTTGGCCATGAACAACCTGTTAAGGTCATGGACTTGCTGGTATATTTGGGATTGTGTTGTTCTGCTGCGTAACCCGAGCACGCTCGAGCTGTACGTCGAGAGCAGAATTCCTTTTTCCATCCAGATCCTTAATCATCCAAGCAGCCCACTTCCACTCCCACTCCCTCCACATGCTCTTActgtgatgttctttttatgaaaagctgtttttgtttttttcctttttcaaacAGGGCCAGGTAGGTTCTTTTGTCCCTCAccaaaaatcacaaatcaatTAAAAACGTATGTTAtctcattttaaatgttgtCTGATGATCTTAATCACTGCAGTGTGACAAACATGCATGAAATGAAGAAATCAGGAGGCAAATACTTTGTCGCAGCACTGTAGCTTACTCCAAATATACAGAACAAAATCCAAACAGGTTTCAAATGGACCAACTAGGTGTTcaaatgttctgttttctcATGTCAGTGAGCCAAACCCATTAACATGGTTAAGTCACGCACACAGCTCTGGCtacacacctgctgttcaaactaTTTGTGTGTGACAGGCAGAAGAGAGCTGGCTTTAAGAGAGACAGAGGCACTAAAAGAGCTGTTTTCAGATAGACACTGACTTGAGTGGCTGCCCCAAGGCTCAGGATAAGGTCAATAAGGATTATTTAGAACTGAGAATAATGAAAAGATACAATATTACAGTCTAAAAATAAGAACATGTTCCTTTAAAGCCCTTTCGGCACAAAGTATGTAATGGCCGTTGCATACTTTGTCCACTAGCGAGCCTAAGTTAGCTTTAAAATACCAACATGGCAGCTGTagagctggtgtcctgcaggctttagatatgaccctgggtcaacacacctgaatccaaTGATTAGTTCATTGTCAGGCCTCTGgaaacctttttaatttagccatttaaaccagctgtgttggatcaagcacatgtaaaacctgcaggacgccagtccttgaggcctggagttcccccacccctgTTATAGAGCTAAGATGTCGAGTAAAACTGAAAACCAGCCGAAGCTGAGCTTTTAAATAAAGCAACAGATGAGATTCTGGACAGCGAGACTCTGAACGATGGGCCAGTAACAGAAAAACATATCAGGAACTTTAATGGGATTTTCTGACAGGAGGGTGTGAAGCAGAGAGGCCACATGCACAATAATCAGGCTGCTATGCAAACacgcacacaagcacacaataTTGGTCCCCACTGTAGCGCCGTTAAGGATATAATAGTTTATTTAGCACTTCAAAATATGGGTCCGTCTACAGACAGATAACTGCAAGCTGGTGTAAGGCTGGTAGTCATCGGTGGAGCACTTGGGCACCGAGAGTTGTGttccactcactcactcacacatacaGCCTCAAGATGAACAAAGCGAGGCTGCGGAGCCTTTGCACATGTAGCAGCTTCCTCTTTGCCCTCCCATCCGTGTCCCTTGTTATCATAGTGTTGAGCCATTTCTCATTCAGTAAGAAAACTTAAACAAAGGGctacataaacatatgtttgcATATAAATTATTGGCATTTTAATGATGCTATGTCAGTACTAAGCTGGAAAAAAAGACCTGTGAAAACCTGTTGTGTGTAAAAACCACACCTGGTGTTATCACATTCTCCTCCACGCAACTTTGAGGGTTCGCGTTCAGTTaattgcaaagaaaaaaacaacaacaaaaagcctTCAAATAAAACTCAAGAGTACAATCTGTATTTTCTTTAACTGTACAAGTGTCAAAAATATCCAACTATTTCCAGCTGTGATCTGCCAAGTGATGCTGATGGATGTGCAGGTATTCCACAGATGCTGTCGTGCAGCTCTTGAGAACACGGGTTCGCTCCCGGAGATCTGAGCTACACTGGTACGGTACAAAAGCAAAACTGCTGTCCAGGAAGAAAAAGGCGAGTGAGATGAGAGGCGAGGAGGTCGTGCGTCATCCTTATAGGACATCTGACGTTTCTTTTCGAGTCCCCAGTCTCGGGCATGTGTCCTCTTTCTGTTGGAGAAACGCAGTGACTGCATCTTGATGGTGAGAGTGTGTTGATGAGGTTTGATAAGTGTCttctctatttattttttttattccatgaaaacgtgtgtatgtctgtgtgtgtgtactggcAGCATACAAAGTCAACCAAGCTGCCAGTGAtgtttgaatttgctgtgttaCTAATCCGTGTGAAACTGAAGCATCACATTTTGGGCTCAAATCATGTCCACACCAGGCTAAAACCCACCCACTTGTCTCTTTTCCCTCCTCTCTTCTCCTTCTCATTCGGTCAACCAATCAGCCGAGACAGGGGCGGGTGGGGCCTAGGCTCTGGGCCAATAGGAAAGCTTGTACCACCTCCTGGGTCTGCTGGGGTGTAGTGTTGACGTCCTCCAGGGCATCCGCCACTGCAAACTGCCGGTCCCTCAGCCGGTTCCAGTTGGACAGTACGTTGTGGTATTCAAACACCTTCTCGTAGTTTCCCACTGAGTTGTAGAGTTTGATCAGGCCTCGGTAGTCGTACTCCAGCCCACTGTAACCCTCGCCAAACAGCTTTTTACCTGTGAAGACAGAAACATCACAGACCATGTTTCATTCAGTCTCTCTGACTCGAGCCCCGTTTTTGATAATGTTACCCTCTTCCATTGTAGCGAAGTAACGTCAGGTGTTGGACTGATTAATGTCAGCTCTACATAAATGATTACATAACAATAACAGCAAAACTTGGCAATTAACTGAGAAGTAGGTTGAGTATGATGCATCTCAGTACAACATGTTCTGTGACGAAGCAACATCAGGACCCAGGCCTTGGGCCTCATTTACTGTGACACTAAAAAACATGGACGTGAACTTGTTCTGCTCTTACTGACCGATAGCGATGGAGCGCAGATAGAGCCTCTCTGCATCCTCGTACTGGTTCATGTCATAGTTGTAGAGGGAGGCCAGGTGACCCACAGACAGAGCCACCTCATAGTCTTCGTGGCCCAGTAGCTGCTCCTTAATCTGGATGGCTTTGATGTGCATCTCCTCTGCCTCCTGGTTACACAAATACGTGTGCAAGACAAAGAGATATGAAtcacaaacaaagacaaaactcaAAGGCAATATTTATTTGGTTTCCATGGCCTTTCCCATAAATCAAACATCCAGCTACGTttccactgaaaacaaaaagtggTTCAGTGCCTGTAAGTGTTGTAACTGGGTCAAAGTAAAGTTGTCACATTACACTCTGAAAGCAAGTTATGGCCTTTCACACTTAAATTGTTTTCCAGTCCATTTCCAATGGACTAAAAGGAATAACGTGTAGTCCCAAGTCAGTCTCTCATTAACAGCAGGATATTAGATACTTGCCCAAAGTCATTTCAGCTGCAGACTAGAACTTCTGCAGGATTACTTTTAACCTCCACTCTGGCTTTTTATAGGCCAAAGACAGCATCTAAGACTGGTGCACACTCTTTATAAATGTGCACCACTCTGATATTTGTGTAATCCCAGCCAACTGCAATGACAATATTTCACATCTCATCATTTCTGGCTTTAAATAGCAAAAACCATTCAGTCTCCCACAAACAGTGGTTTGTGCTTGTAAAAGCACAATGTGACTCActctcacacaaacactcatctCTTAATCAAGATGAGGTGAATGTGGAATAGCTGTTCTCTGCCGTTGACCTTTTCTTACACTGAGATTATTTTTATCACAAGGCAGCACAACTGGCACACGCTGGGATGGTTTATGCCCCTTAATTTTAATTATTGTGTCAAATATTACAAACCACACATGTCCTCCTCACCTTAAACTTCCTCATGGACTGGTAGAGTCGTCCGAGGTTGCCATAGTGTTTGGCTGTCTGTACGTTGAACTCTCCGAAAGCCTTCTTGGCCAGCTGCAGCGAGGAGAGGTGCAGGTCGTGAGCCTCCTGCAGGAGGCGCTCTTCTGTCTCTTTATTGTGACAGTCGATGGCAATTTCTTCCAGAATCAGGGCTGTTGGGGAAAAACAAGCAAACGCGGATAGAGTCTATAAGACATAATGCACAGCTTCAAACAgatacagcactgtgcaaaagtcttgagctatcCCTAACTTCTTATGTTTTAAAGGATTCAGACTCCATGTAAACTGGTCTTAATCAATAATTCTCCAGGCGTCCTGAAGCTCTTTCAAACTGTTTGTTTGGACatcggctgctttttcactcacttgctgaatgtttttttaatctgtcaAACCACAAAAGTTTGACCTACGAatagacaacttagcaaagaaccagttttaaatTGTTCTTTCAAGGTACTTTATTACAAGCAGCCAGTCACACACACGAGCATAATACTACTCTCCACTTTGCCTGCCTTACCTTTGACTCTCTTAGAGGAGGCCAGCAGAAGATGGTCCTCAGGCAGAATGTGAGTTATGATGTCTATGGCACGTTCTGCATGGAATCTGAGGGACAAACACAGCACTCAGTCGTGTAACTCAGACTTGGCTGGAAACTCTACATATTGGGGACAAACACTTCCAAGAATATCAAGTGTTTCCATTGAACAAAGTTGTTTTGCAGCTCATACGGTCCAAAAGTGGATCAAAGGTCTCACCATTAGGCAATGCTGAATCACAGCCTTTGTATACACGAGGAGCATCACATGATTAATTACACAAACAACAGGCATCTCCAGTCATCTTTACGTCTGCCCGTGTGTACagttaaacatttgatatgtgcAGCTGCATACACATTACCCAAATACCAGAGTCTGACTTTGGGTGTTGGACTACATTTACAAGGCAGCTCATGAGGAATGTAATTAGCCGAGTTTAGAAGATGCACTCACAGAGCATTGTCAAATTTCCCAGAGCTGTACTGGTGCACATATGAGGAGTAGGCTAGGTCTTCATGGGCTGTGGCAACATGGATGTTCTTCCCCCCAAAGACCGATTGTCGGATATCCAGCGCTGTCTGGGATTTGTACATCAGACAAGATTGAATTAAATAACATCACTGAAAACAAGAGCATACTCCTGTAGCACATCGCTCTACGTACCTGGTAAATAGCAACCGATTGGCATATGTTGTCCACATTTAATAAGTAAAATCCATAATCTAGCAGCGTGTCGGAGTACTTGGGATGCTTGTGTCCAAAATGTTCTCTGTAAGACAATATTTTCAGTCAGAAACTGCGATGTTAGAAAGTACCCTGTCGAGTCTTCATTACACCCAGCGGGTTACCTTGCTAGAAACACTGCATGTTtgatcagctgctctgcttttcTGAACTCTCTTTTCACCACGCAGGCCTGCAGGGAAGAGACAATCCACAGTTTACACATGTGTCTGGAAGACTAGTGtaaaaattcagacaaagactgaTCTGAGCGATAAATACATGTGTGAGTGTTACCTTGGAGGCCTGGCGAAGGACATCAACCACTACTTTGACAGGCAGCCCTGGAGTAATTTCCTTCATAGCCTCTATACACCACCTGTACGCCTGAGAGACAAGGTCATTGCAGACAGAAAGGACTTTCAGTTGTCTCAGTATCAAAACTGTAAAGCACCTCAGTGGTCAAACCTACACACCTCGTCATAGTGGCTTTTGGCAAAGAGCAAGGCACAGAGCTCGCCGTACAGCGCTGCCTtgttggcctggtggccatgtTTGGCTAGTTTGTCCATGTAAGACTGAGCAAGCTTGAAGGTCTCCTCCCCAAGGTGGTACTTGCAGTTTCCATTACGGACATGAAGCAGCCTGAAGAGAGAAGACAGGGACGCTTCAGTCTCAGTCTTATCTGCTGTATTACTGCATAACtgtcaatttaaaaacaacaaaagctgtGGAAGGAAACTGCTGCACTGGTTTCCCTGAAAATAACTGGATTCAGTTTTCCGCAATTTgcaacatgtgtgtgtgcatgtatgagaGAAGCTCAGGCTGGCTGTCACCACTGCTACCGTCTCCTGGATTCCTCAGTTTGTATGGATGGTGAAGCCCATCTTTAATGTGGTGTTAGTGCTACTGGGGCACCACACAGGACAGTCCTGTTGATTTTCTACACTATAGATTTCCAGTGTAACAGGGAATCGAGCCACATGCAGATGCTCTCTAACGACACTGCAGTGGTTGGGTGGGCAGGAGTCAGAGTACAGGTACTGGTGAGACGTTTTGTGGGATGGTCCAACAAAAATCTCCCCTTCCTGAACGTCCCCAGGACAAAGAGATGGTTGCTGACTTCCATAGTTCACTTAAATGACTGGACACTAAACTGGAGAACCCAACAGTGATGCTGTGTACAACAGGCGGATGAACAGTCTCTAGTTTCTCGGGATGCTGGTAGACATGTAGCAGGATCAACAAACTAATCTGGAATCGTCATTGGGCAGCAAGGGACAGGCGGTCACTGAACAAACTGCTCTCCATCACGGACAACCCATCACACCCACTCGGTTACACACTACAGAGACAGCAGAGCTCATATAAAACTGTACCACAGCTTACATGTTTGTGCCCGGTCAACACACCCGTCAGGACCAAATATGctacagaaacatctggatcaaacatttttgcagctttttcttAGCTCTACAGTGTTCAGTTTATTCATTAATACCATTTGCTAGGATTCATTTATATACAAGGCCTTAAATATGGGCCCATGGTACTTCTAACAatgttgctgttttagtttataACAGTTACAGTGTTGTTACTTCATGACAGATAGCTGCTACTTCCACTCAGAAGGAAAGCTTAACCGTCTGTGATGAGATacagtttctgtgttttatccgtTTTCATCTGATAAGAatcaaaaaaatgtaaagacaGACTGTTTAACAGCTCTTCATATGAATCACTCAGTGGCTTTTATTCACAACTAACATTTCAAGCTGTGCTGTCAGACGCCTAAGTGTTCTGGGAGAAAACACATGTTGTGTAACATCATATCTGGCACATCTAACAATTATGGTATTGTAACTATAGGACACAGAGTTCCCTGGTGAATAAAAGCAGCTCTTTGACACTGACCTGACACAGCATTCCACAGCCCGGTAGCAGTGGAGGACCTCACTGTGGAGCGTGCACAGCTGCAGGCACGACAGAAACACTTTCTCTGCATCTCCATACCAGCCCGCATCAGACAAGAAGCCACctacaaacagaaacatgacaGTCATCTGCCTAACAACTATGGTGTCTGCTGGTCATAGCACAAGGGTCTTAAGAAAACCAAACTTTGACTGGAAGTTTGGTCACTTAGAAAGAAATCTCtagagcataggtgtcaaactctggcccgtgggccaaatttggcccgcagcctaattacatttggcctgcgaagccataccaaattattattagagctggcctactggtattatacagctaatatatatattagctgtataatactaatactttgcttgttccatattcagttttccagcaaaacctatttgagtccataagaaaagattcattcttacatctggaggaagatttttttttcaataaatattaatgttagcctgcAACTTTGTTccattttgaattttggcccactctgtatttgagtttgacacccctgctctaaagttTTAAGGCACAGAGAATATCAACCCAAAATCCAGAAACACACATTATGTAAAAGTTAATGACATGCAAATCAGTTTCTAAGTGAAATaattatttagtattttggtgGAGAAACCCTTGTTGGGAAGCACAGCAGTAAGATGTTTCTTGTAGGGATTTTGGCCCATTgctctttacagaaactctaAAACCTGGCTGTTGCTTAGCAACTTGAGGCTTCGGCTCACTCCACAAATTTCATATAGGAATGCCAAGCTTCTTCTTATCCTCTCCTTTGTTACCTTGTTGGTATGTTTTGGGTTAATGTCATGTGGGAAGACTTTTGTTCTTTGGTGGAGAAACTGGAAAGAAACTGATTCTGCAGACAGGTGTgctttatacacataatgagTTAAGATGGGGAGTATCTGGAATTCACTGACTAATGTTTCAGAGATCTATGGGAGCTAGAACTCTGCTCAAATATTAAATTCTCTCAATGACATGAcaatagggctgaacgatatatcgcatttgcgataatatcgcgacatgatcaagtgcaattttctaaccgcaaaggctgcgattatactctggacatgtccaaattcatgggctgcatcctcctgaggccgcatttgtagac containing:
- the LOC143412464 gene encoding amyloid protein-binding protein 2-like; this translates as MTVMFLFVGGFLSDAGWYGDAEKVFLSCLQLCTLHSEVLHCYRAVECCVRLLHVRNGNCKYHLGEETFKLAQSYMDKLAKHGHQANKAALYGELCALLFAKSHYDEAYRWCIEAMKEITPGLPVKVVVDVLRQASKACVVKREFRKAEQLIKHAVFLAREHFGHKHPKYSDTLLDYGFYLLNVDNICQSVAIYQTALDIRQSVFGGKNIHVATAHEDLAYSSYVHQYSSGKFDNALFHAERAIDIITHILPEDHLLLASSKRVKALILEEIAIDCHNKETEERLLQEAHDLHLSSLQLAKKAFGEFNVQTAKHYGNLGRLYQSMRKFKEAEEMHIKAIQIKEQLLGHEDYEVALSVGHLASLYNYDMNQYEDAERLYLRSIAIGKKLFGEGYSGLEYDYRGLIKLYNSVGNYEKVFEYHNVLSNWNRLRDRQFAVADALEDVNTTPQQTQEVVQAFLLAQSLGPTRPCLG